The DNA region CTAACTATTTAAGCTGGTTTCGATCATTTGCTACTATCACTTTGAAATCGAAGGGGTTGATTCACGAAAGACGCGTATTTTGCATCCGACGCTCGCGACGGTCATTATTCTTCCTCAGCGTCGGCGCGATGGGCCCTGATTGCAACCGGGCGATCGACCAAGTGGCACAGATTGAGTAATCGGTCCCAATTGGCGAAAGCTGCAATTATAATCATCTCTTTTCAGCTGCCTACTTTTACGTGGGAAGTACCAAAAGCCCCCACGGAAATGGAATCAGACTTCGGGACGAGCGTGGATCGTGAGTGCTCGTTGCGTTACTTTTATCATAGCATAAAGTATAAAGGCTGTTTGAAAGTTAGAGCGGCGAATAAGTTACTGGAGTTTGCACTTGTAGAGAAGTGTTCTGATCCGTTCGATACGTGAAAGATTTGCTCGGTTTCCGACAGAACGGAGACGCTGAGGCGATACCGGAGGAAGGACATCACGCTCACGTTACCCGATGGCAAGACTCTGAGCAACGTCAAGTGGTTCTCGGTGTGGTGCGACGAATTCGCGGTGAGTAAAGAATACATCATGCTCGTGACCTTCGGTGTCGCGTCTATTCTACTTGCGCGATACAGAAACCGGTATCGTTTTTCTTGCCGTGCAACTTTCACGCTCGTGGTTGTTGCCACGCGTGCCTCTGCAGACCAGCGGGATAGAAAGTAATCGCCTTGGTTGGCGCTGCGCCATACGGGCACCGCCAAGTCTCTCCGCAAATTGGATGCTATTGCCCCTAGGAAAGTTCTCGGAAcagagaagaatcgaaaatccGATTATCACCTCGAGAACCGCGCGCTGAAAACTTATGGCTTATATCGCGGTGGAAGTTGCGGCAAAGAATCTGTCGCGGAACAGCTGAACCCCTGACAAACTTCCTGATAAACTTCCGCCGCGGAATTGAGACGGAGCTAGCAGCCGCACCGCGTGCGCCGcggaatttcaaatttaatgaGAAGCCTGATAGATGCACTCGTCCGGGACTGACCAGCTTATCCGTGGCAGTTCGCATAGATCGTCGATTTACGGTCTTGATACCGCCGCCGCCGGCGCGACGCAAATTTATTCCGAGTCGGGGGTGTCCGATGGGCGGCACCAGATACCCCGCCGCGCCGTGTGTGTAACTCCGCTATGATAAGCTCGATCATGGCAGAACGAGAGCGAAACGCTCGAATTTCCATTTCACGGGCGGGCTTGGCCGACGATAAAGTGCAATCTGTTCGCGGCATTATTCCCGTGGCTTATGAATTCTCTCTCACCTAGGCAAACGACACCCCCTCCCGCATTTGAAACTCATTTAAACGCTCTTTCCACTGCTGAAAAGAAACAAGGCTGCACTTTAGGTAAAATAGTCGAACTGTGTTGCTTCAGGTGAACTTCGGGGACGTGAGGATATCACCGGGATTTGACTACCCGAAACCACAGAAGTTGGCAGCTCTGAGCGGCGTGCACGGCGTCAGTTCCGAGCCGATCGTCGTCGTGGACGCCCAAACTCTGTTGATACCCAGCTTCAGCTACGATGGTGAAGCGCCCGGTAAGCATGCCCTCGACGAACCAATAGAATCGATATTCTTCGACGGTTCTGTGGATGAAATTCTTTGCCGCAGACGCGAAATTCTGGGCGGGAGCTGgtccgtcgccgtcgccgcaaGGTATTCGCGTGCCGGACGAGAATGGAAAGGAGAAACCTCTGCGTCGGTACGATCGCAAAGCTATCGTGCTCACTTTGCCGGGGGACCTGACGATCCACCAGATCGGCCACTTCGGCGTCTGGTGCGAGGCCTTCACCGTAGACTTTGGCCACGTGCAAATTCCGCAGAGTCTTAACGTGCCACCGTCCCTGAAGATGCTCGGAGTCTCGCCGCAGGTAAGCTGGAAAGCCTCCCTGTAACCACTGGCTCGCTGCAACAACAGACGCCTGGCCTGCCTGCACGCCTTTCAAACGCGATGCCCCAATTCACGGTAGACGTTTCGATCGGCTTGTCTCAATCGCGGCGTCACTTTTCATCTCGGTCGTTCGGTTATATTTCTGGATCGCGACGCGGCCTCCAAGTGCGTACGTAGTATCTGCAGATCGTCCTCGCGCGCCTCTTGAACGAACGTTATTGTACAGACTGCGATATCTCCATGCCAATCACGTTCGAGCCGACAGGAGGAAACGGATTTGAACAGGCTTTTACCCGTTCTCGATCGATTTACATCGTCTTTAGCTGACTCGATGCTTTTGTGTCACGTCCCGTAAGTTTCCCCGGGCCGAGCCGGGACCAACTTCCACATAGTTTCATATTCCGTCGACATTTCGCCAGCTGATTTGCCCCCCTTCTTGCTCGATGTCGCGGATGCACTCGCGTCTACTCGCAGGATAATCCCGGGCTTTTCTATGAGAATTCACTCCGCCAGGAATCGGCAACAACCAGCGATTTCGTTGCTCCCTGGCGCGCCTGTCCCGTGCACTCGATCGCGCGCAACGCGCGGAAACAAACGAGCCTTTCACTGGAACCGTCGATGCAGACTCCGTATTGTCTCACGGCGAATTTGTCTGTGTCAATATTTGAGTGGATATCCGGCTGTCGACGGAAGTCGCTCGTCCCCGACAAGCCGCTCCGAGTCGCAGATTCGGCTAGATTCGGTTAGTTGGAGACCGGGCCAGGACGTTGAGAGAAACAGGCGAAAAGAAGGAGCTTCGCCTCCCTTGGGGTCGTATGATCGTACGTCTAGCTCACCTCTCGTTCGCGTCCCATTTATCTCATCGAATAGTGCACAAGAGTCTCTGTCTCCCTGCCTGAATTCATCTCGCCACCGACTCCGCTTACGTCTCTACCGCCGAGTATCGCCGCACTGCCGAGAAGACTATGAATTTGTTCGCTTGCAAAGACCTTATGCATAACACCCTGTCTCTGTCCTTGTGTTGCAGAACGTGCATCGCGGAGGGCAGGGACAGACGGTCGGTCTGGCGAATCTGTACGAGCTGGCtacctcgtcgccgtcgtctccttctccttctccttctccttccccTTCCTTCGCGAGCGCGTTGCTAACCCAGCAACGTCCGACGACGTACCGTCCGTTCCTCCGTGGAGAACATCAGGTCCAGGTGGTCCAGGCGATCGACTATCGAATACCAAAGAGCCTGCAGCACCGGGAACCCCTCGCACAACAGCTCCACCGCCTCCAACCCGCCTCCCCTTCGGCCCAGACCGGAGAATCGGCGACGACCGCTCAGTTCGGCGGCGACGTCGTCTCGAACCTAGACGACGCGTCCACGTATCAGGACCAGCCAGCGGGACAGCCGAGATCGCATAGCCAGCTGACTGGCGAGCCCCAGGCGAACTCGTACGCGAGGCTGTTGCGCTTCCAGGGAGACAGAAGGCTCGACTCTTTCGTTCGTTATTGACAGGGGCGCCGACGCTCGTCGGTCTTAGACGGGGCGAGAATTCCTGCTGCGGTATCGAGAATCCAGTATGCGTGCAATATTTCAAAGTCACTCGAGTTACAAGTTCCTTGTTTGCTTTTCCCCGTGATAAAGGCGCGAACCAGCTGAACCCCGCAGCCGGAATCCTTGAACTGTCTCCGCTTCGTTAGTCCGCCAATCGCCTTTTCCAAAAGCCTCCGATCAATATGTCCGTTTTGCATAGTAAAAATCGACCTGATCCGATCCGCCATAGTACCTCCGAGACCCGCGGGACCATCGCTCCCAAAGGATCTGTCGCGCGAGTGGTAGAACCGCGCCGTTAATCAGCCGGCAGACCTGGCCGGAACTCGGTCAGACACGCGTTTCGGCAAATTAGCGAAAGTCCCTCTAAGCTGGCCGCCTGGTTTACCAACGATCACTCGCTTTACCGTGGAAAACTCAGGTGGCACAGCTGCCAGAATACAATTAACCGAATGTTCGCCCGTAAAGCTGCCGCGGCCTGTCGCGTGCGCCCACTTCTAAAACTTCGTCCGCGAGAATACGAGGAGTGGCACGCGACCTTcttcttatttatttaacgccAGGTCGGCTATCCGTTAAACGAAAAATCTCCGAACACACTTGGAGCACGAGCACACTCGTACAGGACTTATACAGGGTGAGACGTTTCGGAGCACAATTGAAAGTCGAAGCTCGACGTTATTTCTCGCGAGCGAGGGAAAGATTCGTTCCTCTTCTTTTAGCTTGTCAGAGCGTTCACCGAACAGGTCTCGTGCCAATTCGAAACGAATTCACCCTATATGGAAGCTCGGAGAAGTAGACGGAGTGTGTGTAAGTAGTTGCAGGCCGTCCCATGGATATACATGTATGCCTACGAGGCATACCTTTAATCTCTCCAATCCCTTCTAGTATTCCGTTCCAAGAGACGTACAATCTCGCCCCCGTGCAAGTGGATGTGTCGCGTTCTCCTCGAACAATACAAGTCGCCATAATTCACCGCTTTGCCGTCTCTTCGAGCCCGCATGAAATATGTGTCGATATTGGTGACGGTTGGATATCGGCTTGTCTCTCGGCTCATCTCCGCACGCTCCGCGAATACACCTACCCGCCTGACCAGAACAAAATCGACCATTGTCAGCATTGCTGGCCTTGTCGATGCGAACCCTTGAAAGTTTTTTACGCGATGCGCTGTACATAACACTGGAAGAACACTGCGCCGTTTGTTGTGCCATCAACGAGGACTCTTGCGTTCACGATCGAATTGAATTCCGTTGAAATATCTGACCGAACGACGTGCGATTTGTAAGTCGATTTGGAGCGTCGCAAAAGTTGTAAAAGCCGAGCGTGCGTGGACGGGGAACGTGAGGAGCAACGGAATGCGAATGCTTTTGGCTGTGATACGAGGGTGGATCGTACTTATTTCCGTGGTCAGAGAGGAGGCGCGCGTTACTCCAACAGACGAAGGACTCTTCCAGCCTAGCCCAGTTCTTCCTTTTAGTATCTGCAGAAACTTCGTGCGTTCGGGATCACACGTATTTACCATGTAGATTATATTTACGCGCACACAACATGACATTATTTTTTCTATCGATTTTTGTACGTTACTACTTCAGATCAATGCGAATAAACGTATTTTTCTTGAAACACGAGTTCCTTGACTTACCAAGCGAGTTGCCTCTTTTAGACTAAACAGCGCGATCCACGTGCCTGCTATCTCGTTTATCTCGTCGCGGGAAAAAAGGGTGCTCGGTCGAGTCGGATTTACCACGGGAGTACGCGAGAGAGGTGGACGATCGATCAGTTGTAAATAATCCCGAAGAGTAGTCGGTGCAGCGAATCTCGAGGAAAGATCGATGTTGATCTTGTAGACGATGGTAAACGGTTTGTCGTTTGATTCCAGTCGAAACTGAACTGCGAAGTTCTCGAGGACAGGCTGGCGTTCGAGGTGCGATGGGCCGTGGCCGGAGACAGCATAGTCGCCCAACTCGTCGGAAAACTTGGTGAGTATATATTTCCAAGCTGTCCCGCGTGCACGCCTCGGGAAAGAACCCAACTGCTATCGCACTTAGCGAAAGTCTCCGTGAACTTTGTTTGCGACTGATGTTTTCAAATTCACGAGAATCCAAACCGGCCCTATTTGCGCCCTCTAATCGCTGTTCCGGAAAAGGGGGGCAAAAAAAATCGCGTTTCACGGTCTAATTAACGCGCGGTGCCGCTTTAAACGGGCCTTTCGGTAAATTGGGATCCACCCTACCGGACCGGATTTCTCACGCGTGGCGGAAAATAAATTTCGCGTGGACGCCCCACCGAAATTAATATGCATCGCTTGAAGCGAGAGCGCGGATGATCGGGGTATGACAAAGAGAAGCGGACGAAGGGAGACCGGGCACAAAACACTGAACAAATTCTCGTGGTTCCCGGGGATTTACGTCCGCCCGTTACCATCAGACCTGACGACGATTTTACGAGTATCTCCGCGCTTTGATAGCCACCGAAAATCTCCGTTCTCCTCCATGCCATACTTCTGAACGATCATTTAATACGTCGGGTTGGTAGATGACGGGCAGTACATGGCTTTCGGATTGTCGGCGAACCCCGAAAGGAGCGCGATGGTCGGTGGGGACGTCGTAGTCGCCTGGGTCAACAAGCAGACTCTTCAGGGCTATGCGGTGGATTATTTCTTGGACTCCAAGTCTCAGTGCTCCGGCGGGCGCGGCAGCTGTCCCGATACGCGCATACAGGTAAGTTTCATCAGCAGTCAGGTAACGTTCGGATGAAAATGAAGCACGGGGAAGAGGGGAAATAGTAATAGTAGCTGGATAAATGATTTATCGAGGCGATGGACCGTCGCATGGGGCAAATGGGAGCCTCTAGGGACAGGGTTAAATTACATTCCTTTACGTTCCATTAACTCGTCTGAAACGACGCCGACGGTTCGCAGGAGAACACGAATTCCATTCGATTGTTGAACGCGGCGCTGGTGGACGGGTACAGTATAGTCACGTATCAGCGGCCGCTGAAGACGAACGACGAGCTCGACCATCAAATCCTGACAAACGGCTCGCAAGCAATCATCTGGGCCATCGGTCCTCTGAATGAGAGGCAAGAGGTCAGCTTCCACTCGGACTATCTGAAAACCGACCGCTTCATCGACTTCGGTAGACCACCGGTTTGGAATTGTCCAGTTCCGGACCAAGAGCAATCTCAACTGTTGGTGGACAAGGACGAGAAAGCCAGCGGCAATCAGGTAGATCGATAGGCCATCTAGGATCCTTGATCGCCCAGAACGATCACCTTACGATATTACCAATGTTTCGCTGGCCGCCCCGCGGAACTGTTGCCAACGTAGTGATTTTATGAAACAGGAGCTGAGTGCGACCACGAGGAGATTTCAACGAGTACCAGCCACTCCCGCGCCGGCGCCTAAAACCGATGCCTGGGAAATTCCACCGATCCAGTGTAACGAACCTGACGACGGGACGTTTTACGCCCAGATGGGGCCCACTGGAGGAAAGCACGGGTATCCTGCTATCACTGGTACGGAACAAGTGAAAGTGTGACTTTTACGTTTTTTTGCGTTTAATGAAATCGCTTTCCCCAGGTCACGTTGGTTGGGGCATCTCCTGGTACATAAATGGCTTGCTAATTCCGGAGATCAACGTTGTCAGAGGGACGACGTATACATTTGTGGTAGAAGGAGGAGAGGATTCCGATACGCCCGCTCGTTATCATCCGTTCTACATAACCGACGATCCCGTTGGTGGATATCAACACAAGACAGCCGAGGAGAAAGCTGTGagctgaaaattttctttctttggcAATCGTAATTTAGCTTGACGGTGTAGAAGCATAAAAGTGTAAAGGATCGAGAAATGGTGACAAGTGCGACGGGAGAGTAAAGGCAGCTTTTTCTCTGAACAGAAAGTAAAGATATTTGCCGGTGCCGAACGTCAACGCGGGGTATATCGGCCGACGGGCGTCGGGCGTCTGTGCAATTGGATTCCGGATCAGAATCAACCCACCGCAGACGAGTTCGCATCGTTCGGTGCTTATCAACGCA from Andrena cerasifolii isolate SP2316 chromosome 10, iyAndCera1_principal, whole genome shotgun sequence includes:
- the Skeletor gene encoding DM13 and DOMON_DOH domain-containing protein skeletor isoform X2, which produces MTTRSPTSSSTRLSTLGLVAAVLILLATQVCSEAYYGKLIGKLSELHHGVSGEVYAVDGRTLFIKDFTYDGEAPTAYFYVGSTKSPHGNGIRLRDERGSTETLRRYRRKDITLTLPDGKTLSNVKWFSVWCDEFAVNFGDVRISPGFDYPKPQKLAALSGVHGVSSEPIVVVDAQTLLIPSFSYDGEAPDAKFWAGAGPSPSPQGIRVPDENGKEKPLRRYDRKAIVLTLPGDLTIHQIGHFGVWCEAFTVDFGHVQIPQSLNVPPSLKMLGVSPQSKLNCEVLEDRLAFEVRWAVAGDSIVAQLVGKLDDGQYMAFGLSANPERSAMVGGDVVVAWVNKQTLQGYAVDYFLDSKSQCSGGRGSCPDTRIQENTNSIRLLNAALVDGYSIVTYQRPLKTNDELDHQILTNGSQAIIWAIGPLNERQEVSFHSDYLKTDRFIDFGRPPVWNCPVPDQEQSQLLVDKDEKASGNQELSATTRRFQRVPATPAPAPKTDAWEIPPIQCNEPDDGTFYAQMGPTGGKHGYPAITGHVGWGISWYINGLLIPEINVVRGTTYTFVVEGGEDSDTPARYHPFYITDDPVGGYQHKTAEEKAKVKIFAGAERQRGVYRPTGVGRLCNWIPDQNQPTADEFASFGAYQRTLTLECDHGSPGFVEWTPNENTPNTVYYQCFTHRYLGWKINVLDSCDLGEAAASENHEVYVDPKSQQPIGDLQSSPSIRVASKSPHHAMPQPTLPLPSRPVFLERKKAVYRPASSTYRRTPEKIAPGAGNPQIAKFKKIDAKQRNKIEAKLSDVDGPNVYAITMKPARNTGFNPDSIVIEGGFKPIIRNVDRSTDVAQKRISDRTEQNDAIVQETKNHRLVDSFEPVFIPSPPVPTIDTAGKSRKKNANAKSHAGEPDDMEMAADRTNAYYLPPAPSTIFNESPSSSSAEVLITFDGKKVKDSSLARSISGIEEHSRGRLSSDILSRTPQFGRFKGELPPLIGGEVRSDGSQLEKRRLPSMDLSTPEIRAIKNTKLTLITRSKRSPNEGYVRGIESQVNHSEHNHHHSDHHEHQDSTSLLVSAGQTFVANFGYILLTVIFYYII
- the Skeletor gene encoding DM13 and DOMON_DOH domain-containing protein skeletor isoform X3 → MTTRSPTSSSTRLSTLGLVAAVLILLATQVCSEAYYGKLIGKLSELHHGVSGEVYAVDGRTLFIKDFTYDGEAPTAYFYVGSTKSPHGNGIRLRDERGSTETLRRYRRKDITLTLPDGKTLSNVKWFSVWCDEFAVNFGDVRISPGFDYPKPQKLAALSGVHGVSSEPIVVVDAQTLLIPSFSYDGEAPDAKFWAGAGPSPSPQGIRVPDENGKEKPLRRYDRKAIVLTLPGDLTIHQIGHFGVWCEAFTVDFGHVQIPQSLNVPPSLKMLGVSPQNVHRGGQGQTVGLANLYELATSSPSSPSPSPSPSPSFASALLTQQRPTTYRPFLRGEHQVQVVQAIDYRIPKSLQHREPLAQQLHRLQPASPSAQTGESATTAQFGGDVVSNLDDASTYQDQPAGQPRSHSQLTGEPQANSYARLLRFQGDRRLDSFVRY